The nucleotide window GATCCCCCGTCCGGGCGTAGGCGCCTCCTCGTTGAAACAGGAGCACGGCGTTATCCGGGGAAAGTTTTGCAGCGGCGCTCAAGTCTTCAATGGCCTGATCCATGGTCGCCGGATCCTGGAGCGCCACTCTGGCGCTGTCCGAATAGGCCTGGGCCAGCATCTTGTCTTTGGGGATGCAGCCGGCGTTTAACAGCGCCGCCAGGATGAATCCCGCTGTAATGGCGAGGCTTGCTTTCATGACAGCCTTTTGGCCGTTTGCCGTGAAAAGCCCGATTAGAAAAAGTCGCATAGTTGTTTAGTCCGTTTCAGCAATAGTATGAGCAGGCTGTCAGCCGATGCGCTTCCGGCCGGAAAATACGTACACCCCGCCGTCCCGGGTGGACAGGGCCAGGGTCATGTTCAGTTTGCGGGCCATGAGGACCGCCGCCGTGGTGGGCCGGGATATGGAAAACACCACGGGAATGCGGGCGTTGGCGCATTTTCGAACCACGTCCTTATTCATGCGGCAGCTTACAATGATCACTTCCGCCTGAGCCGTTTTGCCGTCCAGAAAAACCATGCCCAGGGCTTTGTCCAGGGCGTTATGCCTGCCCACGTCTTCAGCCATGCTCAACTGGTTCAGGCCGCGGTCAAAAACAAAGGAGGCGTGGGCGCTTCGGGTGATATGGTGGATGTGCTGCTTGTTCCATATGGCCTGGGCGTGCTCATGGGCCTTAAGCCGGTCCACCTGGGGCTCGTCCGCGGTAAACGGGGCGATTGGGGAGCTTAGCAGGTCCGCTATGTCCTCGTCGCTGGCGCCGGGCGGAAAGGGCTGACCCTTGCCGCGTTCCTCAACCAGCTTTTGAGCTCTTTGAAAAGCCTCATCAGACGCCCGAACCTGAATATGAGTGCTATTTTCCGAGGCGTCCTCTTCGAAGCCTAAAAGATCCTCCCGGCTTGTTAAAATGCCGTCTCCCAGGCAAAGGCCGGCAGCCTGGGCCTTTTCCAACCCGGGAGTCCGCATGGTTGTGGCCAAAGTCAAGCCGTTGACGGAAACGGTCAGGGGCATTTCCCGGATGAGGTCCAAGTCCTCGCTGGAGGATTTGCCGGGGTCCAACCGGGGGATGGAGAAGGTTCTTTTAAAATTCTCCATGCTCACCCCCCTTGCCTGATGACGATGTCCCGCCGGGGAAAGGGAATTTCCACCCCGTGCTTGTCAAACTCCTCTTTGACCTTGTCCGTGATGTACGAAATGGTGTGAATGCGCTTGCGGGCGTCGTCTATCCAAACGCGCACCTGCAGATCCACGGAGGATTCGCCGTAATTGACCACCACGACAACCGGCGCGGGGTCTTTGGAGACCCAATCCATCTGATTGGCCACGTTGATGATCAGGGACTTGGCTTTGGCAATGTCGGCGTCGTAAGCGACGCCCATGTTGATGCGCACCCGGATGCGCTCGGACCCGGAGGTGTAATTGATGATGTCCCGGGTCATGATTTCGTTGTTTGGAATGACGATGGTGATGTTGTCCGTAGTCTGGATTTTGGTGGCCCGCATGCCGATTTCCATCACATCGCCCCAGGTGGCGCTGTTTTTAGGAGAGGTCCAGACCTCGATGCGGTCCCCCACTTCAAAGGGCCTGTCTATCAATAGCAGCACTCCTGCGATAAAGTTGGACAGGGTGTCCTTGGCTGCAAAGCCCACAGCCACGCCCATGACGCTGGCGCCTGCGATGATGGGCATGACGTTGATGCCGATGCGGTCCAGGGCGAATATTATCGCGGCCACATATATCAGCACACCGCCAAAGCGTTTGGTGATGTCGAAAACGATGTCATCGAGCTTGGTTTCGGTTTTTCCGGCGATACGGCTTTCCAGATAGGTCACGGAAAGGTAGATGATTTTTTTGCCCGGGGCTGCAAAAAACACGATCATAATGGCGAAAAAGGGATTTTTCACCGCCTCAAGGCCCAAAACCTCGATGAGGTACATGCCCGTGGCAAGGATGAGCCCGTAAAACAAGGCCTGTCGAGTGGCTGACAACACCTTTTGATTGGACTGGATAAACTCGTATTTTTCCAGCCGCGCGAAGACTACTTTCACCACCTTGCGAAAAATCATCCACAAAATCAGAGAGCCTAAAACGCCGGCGGCGGCCCGCATGGCCGCGCTTTGCCAGATGGCGTGTTCTTTGACCAGCTCTGCAAACATCTCGTTGATTCTATTCCAGAATTCCATTTTAAAATCCGTCTTAAATACGATAAATTGAAGGACTACTCTTTATATTGTCGCGGATTGGCATGCCCAAGGCTGCAATATATTTCGTAGCTGATGGTTCCGGCGGAGGCGGCAAGCTCATCCCCCGTCACCCGCTGCCCGTCCTTTTCCCCCAAAAGGACCACTTCGTCGCCCGGCTGCACCTCGTCCAGGCCGGTCACGTCCAGCATGGTCAGATTCATGCACACGGTTCCCACAACCGGAACCCGTTTGCCATGAACAATGGCCACGCCTTTGTTGGCCAGCCTGCGGAAATAGCCGTCCGCGTACCCCACGGGCACGGCGGCGATCAGGGAGGGCCGGGACGTGGTAAAGGTCATGCCGTAGCTGATGGGGCTTCCCTTGGGCAGGGTTTTGAGGGAGATGATCCGGGTCTTGAAGGTCATGACCGGCTTGAGCAGGTCCGCCCCTTTCATTTCGGGATCCGGCGCCGAGCCGTACAAGGCGATCCCCGGACGCGCCAGGGGAACTCCCTTGGCAAGCCCTTCCAGGACGGCGCCGCTGTTGGCCAGGGTGTCGTTGATCATGGAAAGGGACGCGCTCCGGAAGGCCTCCACCTGGGACTTTGTGTGGGGATGGTCGGGAATCTCCGAAGCGGCCAGGTGGGAGGCGATGCCCGTGACGCGAATTCCCTTCAAGGGCGCCAGGGCCTCCACAAAGGCGGGCAAATCTTCCGGGAATATCCCCAAACGGCCCATGCCGGTGTCCACCTTGATGATGACGTTTCCGGTCTCGCCCTTTTCCAGAAAGGCCTGGGACAGAGCCTGGGCCGCCTCCATGGAGAATATCACGGCGTCGATATTGTTCTTGGCCGCGTCCTCGGCCTCCCAGGGAAAAATCCCGGACAAGGAGACGATAGGGACATGAATCCCCTCTTGCCGGATGACGGCCGCGTCCGCCGGGTCGAATACCCCCAGGGCGTAGGTTCCGCAATCCACAAGGGTGCGGGCGGCCTGCTTCAATCCATGGCCGTAAGCGTCGGCTTTCACCACGGAAACCATTTTCGTCCCGGGCCCTGCCAGATCCGCCAAAACGCGGTAGTTATGCGCCAGGGCTTTTAAGTCTATTTCAAGATATTTGCGTTCCATATTTCGGGCTTAGCACAACCGGACGATGGTTTCAATCCGGCTTTGCATAGGGGATTGTGATTCCGTGTTCTATCCTGTATGGATAGGTGGAATCTGTTTATAAAAAAATCTCCAAATTTAGGGACGTCCTATGAATCCGGAAAAAAACGTCATTCCAGAAAAAGTACAAACCATTCATCTGACAGCCATTTGCGGCACGGGCATGGGCGCCCTGGCCGGCATGCTCAAGGAAGCAGGATACCAAATCACGGGCTCGGACCTCAATGTTTATCCGCCCATGAGCACCTTTTTGGAATCAAAAGGGATTCCGGTCATCCAGGGTTTTTCCGGCGACAACCTGGCTCACACCCCGGATCTGGTGGTGATCGGCAATGCGGTTTCCAAGGACAACCCCGAGGCCGTCGCGGTCATGGAGAAAGGCCTGCATTACTGCTCTTTCCCCCAGGCGATCGACCGGTTTTTCGCCTCCCAAAAGACGCCCATCATGGTCACCGGAACCCACGGCAAGACCACCACCTCGGCCCTCATCGCCTGGCTTATCGCCGCCGTGGGCCTGGACCCGACCTTCATGATCGGCGGCATCCTGACCAATTTCAAGAGCAACCACCAGGTGGGAACCGGAGCGTACATGGTCATCGAAGGGGACGAGTACGACACGGCATTTTTCGACAAAGGCCCCAAGTTTTTGCACTACACGCCGTCCCGGACCGTTTTGACCAGCGTGGAGTTCGACCACGCCGACATTTTCAAGGACCTGGATCACGTAAAAAGTGCGTTTACGTCCCTGGTGAAAAACCTGCCCAGGGAAAGCCTGCTGGTCTTTCAGGAAGCGGACGACAACATCAAGGACATCCTGCAACAGGCGGACTGCTGGCTCACCCCTTACGGATTCGGGGAGAAGGCGCCCTGGAGAATCGGCGAGATGAGGACCGAGCCGCCTTACACCTTCATCGAGGTGTTCCGGCGCGGAGAATTTTTTGCGGAATTCAAAGTCCCCCTCATGGGCAAACACAACGCGCTTAACTGCCTGGCCGCCATCGCCGTGGTGGACGATTTGCGAATTCCCGTGGAGGGCATCCAGGCCGGGCTGGAAACCTTCAAGGGCGTGGCCCGGCGCCAGCAGGTTCGGGGCGTGAAAAACAATATCACGGTCATGGACGACTTCGCCCACCACCCCACGGCCGTACGGGAAACCATCAAGGCGGTCAAGCCGTTTTACGACAAAGGCCGGGTGGCCGCCGTGTTCGAACCCCGGACCAACTCCAGCCGCCGCAAGGTGTTTCAGGATGTGTATCCCACGGTGTTCGACGATGCGGACATTATTTGCATTCCCCAGCCAACCTTGTTGGAAAAAATACCGCCCGAGGAACGGTTCTCGTCGGAAAAACTGGTGGAGGACCTCAAAGCCAGAGGCAAGGACGCCCATTTTTTTGCGGACGTACAGGGCATCATCGACTTTTTGGCCAAGACCCTGGAGCCCGGCGACCTGGCGCTTATCATGAGCAACGGCGGGTTTGAAAATATCCACGAGCGGCTGCTGGATGCCTTGTAGACACGGCGTGGATTGAGGGCCTGTTTTTAGGGTGGCCCAGGCAAGGCTTTTTGTGCCTGGGTTCGTAAGAACAAAAGGCGCGACCGGAAAAGACCGTAGATATCAGGGATGTCCAGCGGGCGTGCAGAGTTATTACAATTCGGGCAATTCATCCAATTATGAAACACATAGATAACAGATAAAAACCATTTGATTTCAAATAGTTT belongs to Desulfatibacillum aliphaticivorans DSM 15576 and includes:
- a CDS encoding formate dehydrogenase accessory sulfurtransferase FdhD, whose amino-acid sequence is MENFKRTFSIPRLDPGKSSSEDLDLIREMPLTVSVNGLTLATTMRTPGLEKAQAAGLCLGDGILTSREDLLGFEEDASENSTHIQVRASDEAFQRAQKLVEERGKGQPFPPGASDEDIADLLSSPIAPFTADEPQVDRLKAHEHAQAIWNKQHIHHITRSAHASFVFDRGLNQLSMAEDVGRHNALDKALGMVFLDGKTAQAEVIIVSCRMNKDVVRKCANARIPVVFSISRPTTAAVLMARKLNMTLALSTRDGGVYVFSGRKRIG
- a CDS encoding mechanosensitive ion channel family protein — its product is MEFWNRINEMFAELVKEHAIWQSAAMRAAAGVLGSLILWMIFRKVVKVVFARLEKYEFIQSNQKVLSATRQALFYGLILATGMYLIEVLGLEAVKNPFFAIMIVFFAAPGKKIIYLSVTYLESRIAGKTETKLDDIVFDITKRFGGVLIYVAAIIFALDRIGINVMPIIAGASVMGVAVGFAAKDTLSNFIAGVLLLIDRPFEVGDRIEVWTSPKNSATWGDVMEIGMRATKIQTTDNITIVIPNNEIMTRDIINYTSGSERIRVRINMGVAYDADIAKAKSLIINVANQMDWVSKDPAPVVVVVNYGESSVDLQVRVWIDDARKRIHTISYITDKVKEEFDKHGVEIPFPRRDIVIRQGG
- the alr gene encoding alanine racemase, which produces MERKYLEIDLKALAHNYRVLADLAGPGTKMVSVVKADAYGHGLKQAARTLVDCGTYALGVFDPADAAVIRQEGIHVPIVSLSGIFPWEAEDAAKNNIDAVIFSMEAAQALSQAFLEKGETGNVIIKVDTGMGRLGIFPEDLPAFVEALAPLKGIRVTGIASHLAASEIPDHPHTKSQVEAFRSASLSMINDTLANSGAVLEGLAKGVPLARPGIALYGSAPDPEMKGADLLKPVMTFKTRIISLKTLPKGSPISYGMTFTTSRPSLIAAVPVGYADGYFRRLANKGVAIVHGKRVPVVGTVCMNLTMLDVTGLDEVQPGDEVVLLGEKDGQRVTGDELAASAGTISYEIYCSLGHANPRQYKE
- the mpl gene encoding UDP-N-acetylmuramate:L-alanyl-gamma-D-glutamyl-meso-diaminopimelate ligase — encoded protein: MNPEKNVIPEKVQTIHLTAICGTGMGALAGMLKEAGYQITGSDLNVYPPMSTFLESKGIPVIQGFSGDNLAHTPDLVVIGNAVSKDNPEAVAVMEKGLHYCSFPQAIDRFFASQKTPIMVTGTHGKTTTSALIAWLIAAVGLDPTFMIGGILTNFKSNHQVGTGAYMVIEGDEYDTAFFDKGPKFLHYTPSRTVLTSVEFDHADIFKDLDHVKSAFTSLVKNLPRESLLVFQEADDNIKDILQQADCWLTPYGFGEKAPWRIGEMRTEPPYTFIEVFRRGEFFAEFKVPLMGKHNALNCLAAIAVVDDLRIPVEGIQAGLETFKGVARRQQVRGVKNNITVMDDFAHHPTAVRETIKAVKPFYDKGRVAAVFEPRTNSSRRKVFQDVYPTVFDDADIICIPQPTLLEKIPPEERFSSEKLVEDLKARGKDAHFFADVQGIIDFLAKTLEPGDLALIMSNGGFENIHERLLDAL